CCCGTGCCAACCTGGCCCTGATAACACAAGGGTGGCTCAAAGCCTCTCCTAGCATGGCAGGCCACCCCCTTGTGGTGGTTATAGAAGGTGATGGAGCAGCCTGGGGCAGAGATGGAACCCCTCCCTCTGACCCCACCCCCCGATCCGGCACAGGTGCACGGCTTGCCGCAGCCCTGGCTCAGGGTCGTTCATTGCTCTATCTTGCCCGGCCCTGCCAGTATCTTTCCGTTGAACAAACGGCACACTGTTCCATTCATCATTGGACCGATCAACGCTTCGGCCGGGAACCTCTGACAGCACTTAACAATCTTATCAATCAGGTACAGATCAAAGACCACCAGATTATTCTGATCGGTTTTTCAGGCGGAGGCATCCTGGCAGCAGAACTGGCACTTAAGCGACGGGATGTCGCCGGGCTTATCAC
The genomic region above belongs to Desulfobulbaceae bacterium and contains:
- a CDS encoding alpha/beta fold hydrolase, translating into MGFDVDLRHVTTMACLVFAACTQGPRLPPWDSDFIRLEETRANLALITQGWLKASPSMAGHPLVVVIEGDGAAWGRDGTPPSDPTPRSGTGARLAAALAQGRSLLYLARPCQYLSVEQTAHCSIHHWTDQRFGREPLTALNNLINQVQIKDHQIILIGFSGGGILAAELALKRRDVAGLITVAAPLDLKAWTEVHQISSLETIRPDGELLAALAMTDFFQCHLFGTNDQVVPINMTLRTARQLPPDTVRWVDGQEHDDDWLPIVTSALASMEKKIVATH